In one Candidatus Delongbacteria bacterium genomic region, the following are encoded:
- a CDS encoding T9SS type A sorting domain-containing protein: protein MKRIAAALLGGWLLAGVGTQARAEHPDLGWLTYTGAGSCASPCHVSGDWSMEETARQFTGSVHFQWKADLPANSVFDPDGGTVTGQLGTLNRLDPLSGTLALTDWISTRQASNPALPGGESAGCARCHTSTGRVEPGSLDTEAWRGVDCLICHAGIYQVAGQPLSDASRRRVLLDPTSPTGHKLELPAGEDLSVSSRSITARPSSAACQRCHASADAGRQRRGSHDFLTSDTHAGSLSCVDCHQSEGHRFAGRPQVSQWAVERAGSTAANLIRCATCHSATGQAARPDLEIPIPQHGGIPATHFVRLACEACHIADTRGLNLVSYEQLVRETENGRFLRWAPLTSGQTTPHIPDYLWSNGTIWSDDSPRGFSQTFNNKVTPFHRLEARVPVDNLTGRQLPLDLAVIGDADSLMSNFTTQPEDTLALLDLAVRRGVHLAAAADATAWGGLVNPDGDYTGSWRWESTTQHFPVQHGTRSATATLQCTHCHGTTRLDWEALGFNGDPYIVSVGDEPRPGTFWLGPCRPNPFNNSTIVPFQLEQPGRVDLSVHDLQGRRVLTVLADRPMTAGRHEVQIGAERLPSGVYMYRLRAGQREQTGKMLLIK from the coding sequence ATGAAACGAATCGCGGCGGCCCTGCTGGGCGGCTGGTTGCTGGCGGGCGTCGGAACCCAGGCCCGGGCCGAACACCCGGATCTGGGCTGGCTGACCTACACGGGCGCCGGCTCCTGCGCCTCGCCCTGCCACGTGAGCGGCGACTGGAGCATGGAGGAAACGGCGCGCCAGTTCACGGGCAGCGTCCACTTCCAGTGGAAGGCCGACCTGCCGGCCAACTCCGTCTTCGATCCGGACGGCGGCACCGTGACAGGCCAGCTGGGCACCCTCAACCGCCTGGATCCCTTGAGCGGCACCCTGGCCCTGACCGACTGGATCTCCACCCGGCAAGCCTCCAATCCGGCCCTGCCCGGCGGCGAGTCCGCCGGTTGCGCGCGTTGTCACACCAGCACGGGGCGTGTGGAGCCCGGCTCTCTGGACACCGAGGCCTGGCGCGGGGTGGACTGTCTGATCTGCCACGCCGGCATCTACCAGGTGGCGGGCCAGCCCCTCAGCGACGCCTCCCGGCGCCGCGTGCTGCTGGACCCCACCTCCCCCACGGGACACAAACTGGAGCTGCCCGCCGGCGAGGACCTGTCCGTCAGCTCGCGCTCCATCACGGCCCGCCCCAGCAGCGCGGCCTGTCAGCGCTGCCACGCCTCCGCCGACGCCGGGCGCCAGCGCCGGGGCAGCCACGATTTCCTGACCAGCGACACCCACGCCGGCAGCCTGTCCTGCGTGGACTGCCACCAGAGCGAGGGCCACCGCTTCGCCGGACGCCCCCAGGTCTCCCAGTGGGCCGTGGAGCGCGCGGGCAGCACGGCGGCCAACCTGATCCGCTGCGCGACCTGCCACAGCGCCACGGGCCAGGCCGCCCGGCCGGACTTGGAGATTCCCATCCCGCAGCACGGCGGCATCCCGGCCACGCACTTCGTCCGGCTGGCCTGCGAGGCGTGTCACATCGCGGACACCCGCGGCCTGAACCTGGTCTCCTACGAGCAGCTGGTCCGGGAGACGGAGAACGGCCGCTTCCTGCGCTGGGCGCCCCTGACCAGCGGGCAGACCACGCCGCACATCCCCGACTATCTGTGGTCCAACGGGACCATCTGGAGCGACGACAGCCCGCGCGGCTTCAGCCAGACCTTCAACAACAAGGTCACGCCCTTTCACCGGCTGGAGGCCCGCGTGCCCGTGGACAACCTGACGGGGCGCCAACTGCCGCTGGACTTGGCGGTCATCGGCGACGCGGACAGCCTGATGAGCAACTTCACCACCCAGCCGGAGGACACGCTGGCGCTGCTGGACCTGGCGGTGCGGCGGGGCGTCCACCTGGCCGCGGCGGCGGACGCCACCGCCTGGGGCGGGCTGGTGAATCCCGACGGCGACTACACGGGCAGCTGGCGCTGGGAGAGCACCACGCAGCACTTCCCCGTCCAGCACGGCACGCGCAGCGCCACGGCCACCCTGCAGTGCACGCACTGCCACGGCACCACACGCCTGGACTGGGAGGCGCTGGGCTTCAACGGCGATCCCTACATCGTGTCCGTGGGCGACGAGCCGCGGCCCGGCACTTTCTGGCTGGGGCCCTGCCGGCCGAACCCCTTCAACAATTCGACCATCGTGCCCTTCCAGCTGGAGCAGCCGGGCCGGGTGGACCTGAGCGTGCACGACCTGCAGGGACGGCGGGTGCTCACCGTCCTGGCGGACCGGCCCATGACGGCGGGCCGCCACGAGGTGCAGATCGGCGCCGAGCGCCTGCCCAGCGGCGTCTACATGTACCGGCTGCGCGCCGGCCAGCGCGAGCAGACGGGCAAGATGCTGCTGATCAAATAG